In a single window of the Necator americanus strain Aroian chromosome X, whole genome shotgun sequence genome:
- a CDS encoding hypothetical protein (NECATOR_CHRX.G25062.T1), with protein sequence MMQAKKIKYDVIGLTETRRRHPLNAAYETGEELFLGTCDSRGVGGVGVLVNTTPTTSYEKEEVEAFYMDLAKFYREDHAFYKS encoded by the exons atgatgcaagccaagaagattaagtacgacgtcatcgggcTGACCGAGACAAGACGAcgccaccctctcaacgccgcatatgaaactggagaagaactgttcctaggaacatgcgacagtagaggtgttggtggagttggcgtcctcgtcaacacga CTCCAACAACAAgctacgaaaaagaagaagtcgaagctttttatatggacctggcgaagttctaccgagaagatcatgccttctacaaatcataa